A single genomic interval of Bradyrhizobium sp. sBnM-33 harbors:
- a CDS encoding Spy/CpxP family protein refolding chaperone: MAPQAAPPRIAAPPRPAAPRVVAPRPEIHRAAPPQRPALARSPEPRIAAPPRPGASPVVSARPSRTEQIETRAQQREQRLQQRQQMVQERQRETLSRQSTERQGRIDRLQQRVQQLQSQKPEGLPAQRSQERLLQTQQRLLQREQRIQERDQARLQRLGPQPSAERSASAAAVQAAARGRFSAHFRSNDALQARAALTARENRWAPRHAWKRGHRAAFVAWLGPVFWPYAYSDIFNYTFWPYAYDPGYWAYAYDDFVDTVFWGTDSPYSAYARYPEPGAAVTDYRPGKRASVSRQALRQVCRAPDEGVTAWPIASIVRAVQPTPEQRALLDELKAAAAKAADVFKDTCADSFAMTPPGRLRAMTNRVTATLDAVRIVRPALERFYNSLDDEQKARFNALGPNVGERSQQQPQQEANTQTERCGDPKSSLTQLPIERIEAVIHPAGKQKDALDVLNKATNDAVQKLQAACPDDVPLTPLGRLEAMEKRLEAMLEAAVLVQPALDEFYATLSNEQKARFNTMPQVASQ, translated from the coding sequence ATGGCCCCACAGGCGGCGCCGCCGCGTATCGCCGCGCCACCGCGCCCGGCCGCGCCGCGTGTGGTAGCGCCGCGACCTGAAATCCATCGTGCCGCGCCGCCGCAGCGACCGGCCCTGGCGAGGTCCCCGGAACCGCGCATCGCCGCACCACCGCGGCCGGGCGCATCGCCCGTTGTCAGCGCACGCCCTTCGCGAACGGAACAGATCGAAACACGTGCGCAGCAGCGTGAGCAGCGCCTCCAGCAGCGGCAGCAAATGGTGCAGGAGCGGCAGCGTGAGACGCTGTCGCGCCAGAGCACGGAGCGGCAGGGCCGCATCGATCGCTTGCAGCAGCGCGTCCAGCAATTGCAGTCGCAAAAGCCGGAAGGTCTCCCGGCGCAACGCTCGCAGGAAAGGCTGCTGCAGACACAGCAACGGCTACTCCAGCGCGAGCAGCGCATTCAGGAACGTGACCAGGCACGCCTGCAGCGGCTGGGCCCGCAGCCTTCGGCTGAACGATCCGCCTCTGCCGCGGCCGTGCAGGCGGCGGCCCGCGGGCGATTTTCCGCGCACTTCCGCAGCAATGATGCCCTGCAAGCCCGAGCGGCGCTGACCGCCCGGGAGAACCGCTGGGCTCCCCGGCATGCCTGGAAGCGCGGCCACCGCGCCGCGTTCGTGGCCTGGCTCGGCCCGGTCTTCTGGCCTTACGCCTATTCCGACATCTTCAATTACACGTTCTGGCCCTACGCCTACGACCCCGGCTATTGGGCGTATGCCTACGACGACTTCGTCGATACGGTGTTTTGGGGTACGGACAGCCCGTATTCCGCTTACGCCAGATATCCTGAGCCCGGGGCGGCGGTCACCGATTACCGACCGGGCAAGCGCGCAAGCGTAAGCCGGCAGGCGCTGCGGCAAGTGTGCAGAGCGCCGGACGAGGGCGTGACTGCGTGGCCGATCGCGTCGATCGTGCGCGCAGTGCAGCCGACGCCCGAGCAGCGCGCCCTGCTCGACGAACTGAAGGCCGCCGCGGCCAAGGCCGCCGACGTGTTCAAGGATACTTGCGCCGACTCCTTTGCCATGACGCCGCCCGGTCGCCTGCGGGCGATGACGAACCGCGTGACGGCTACGCTCGATGCGGTAAGGATCGTGCGTCCGGCGCTTGAGCGGTTCTACAACTCGCTGGATGACGAGCAAAAGGCCCGCTTCAACGCGCTCGGCCCGAACGTCGGCGAGCGTTCGCAACAGCAGCCGCAGCAGGAGGCAAATACGCAAACTGAGCGCTGCGGTGACCCGAAATCCAGCCTCACGCAGCTACCGATCGAGCGGATCGAGGCCGTGATACATCCGGCAGGCAAACAGAAGGACGCGCTCGACGTCTTGAACAAGGCGACGAACGACGCGGTCCAGAAGTTGCAGGCCGCCTGCCCCGACGACGTGCCGCTCACACCGCTCGGACGGCTGGAGGCAATGGAGAAGCGACTCGAAGCCATGCTGGAGGCAGCCGTGCTGGTGCAGCCGGCGCTGGACGAATTCTATGCCACGCTGAGCAACGAGCAGAAGGCGCGCTTCAATACAATGCCGCAGGTCGCAAGCCAGTGA
- a CDS encoding c-type cytochrome: protein MLLSPSALPQAPQGAEGVSGQQAFNNACRTCHIMREGDNRLGPNLHKIIGRKAGSLPDYAFSSAMKEAGFVWDEEKLDRFIANPDEVVPGNNMKPYGGLSSSEDRKKIIAFLAQSR, encoded by the coding sequence ATGCTTCTATCGCCTTCCGCCCTGCCCCAGGCGCCGCAAGGCGCGGAGGGCGTCTCAGGACAACAGGCCTTCAACAATGCCTGTCGGACGTGCCACATCATGAGAGAGGGCGACAATCGGCTGGGTCCCAACCTGCACAAGATTATCGGACGGAAAGCGGGATCGCTACCAGACTATGCGTTTTCCAGCGCAATGAAGGAGGCAGGATTCGTCTGGGATGAGGAGAAGCTCGATCGCTTCATCGCGAACCCCGATGAGGTCGTGCCCGGCAACAACATGAAGCCGTATGGCGGCCTCTCATCGAGCGAGGATAGAAAAAAGATCATCGCTTTCCTTGCTCAATCACGGTAA
- a CDS encoding GNAT family N-acetyltransferase has translation MALLIPLALEGPEIEIGWRLPRSTWGNGYATEAALRVVQYARDEVGLKELIACISPENERSVRVANKLGFRPDGRKRAYGTEFDCYRLRLD, from the coding sequence ATGGCCCTGCTTATCCCACTGGCGCTGGAGGGTCCCGAAATCGAAATAGGTTGGCGACTGCCAAGGAGCACGTGGGGGAACGGTTACGCCACAGAAGCTGCCCTTCGCGTAGTCCAGTACGCGAGGGACGAGGTCGGGCTGAAGGAGCTTATCGCCTGCATCAGTCCCGAGAACGAAAGGTCCGTACGAGTTGCGAATAAACTCGGTTTTCGGCCAGATGGTCGTAAACGGGCCTACGGAACGGAGTTCGATTGCTATCGGCTGCGATTGGACTAG
- a CDS encoding sugar phosphate isomerase/epimerase family protein: MRDFSSDHRWLSLNTATVRKQGDLVAIIDACARHGIRAIDPWRDQVAAIGLGRAARAVRDAGLELSGYCRGGMFTADAAHRIEVRDDNRRAVDEARALGAPCIVLVVGGLPQYSRPGSAASKDIVAARTQVHDAIAEMLEYAREVNMPLAIEPLHPAYAADRACVNTTKQALDICDQLDPQRTGALGVALDVYHIWWDPELMPQIARAGKDRLLAFHVCDWLVPTKDILNDRGMMGDGVIDITSVRSAVEAHGFAGYSEIEIFSNEWWTRPMDEVLQTCIARHRTVV, translated from the coding sequence ATGCGCGATTTCTCGAGCGATCATCGCTGGCTGTCGCTGAACACGGCTACCGTCCGGAAGCAGGGCGACCTCGTTGCCATCATCGACGCCTGTGCGCGCCATGGCATCCGCGCCATCGATCCCTGGCGCGACCAGGTTGCGGCCATCGGCCTCGGGCGCGCAGCGCGGGCCGTGCGCGACGCCGGCCTTGAACTGTCCGGTTATTGCCGCGGCGGCATGTTCACCGCTGATGCGGCGCACCGCATCGAGGTGCGCGACGACAACCGCCGTGCGGTGGACGAAGCCAGGGCGCTGGGTGCACCCTGTATCGTGCTGGTCGTCGGCGGCCTGCCGCAATATTCGCGGCCGGGAAGCGCAGCCTCGAAAGATATTGTGGCCGCGCGGACGCAAGTCCATGACGCCATCGCGGAAATGCTGGAGTACGCGAGAGAGGTCAACATGCCGCTCGCGATCGAGCCTTTGCATCCGGCCTACGCCGCCGACCGTGCCTGCGTGAACACGACGAAGCAGGCGCTGGACATCTGCGACCAGCTCGATCCGCAGCGCACTGGCGCGCTCGGTGTTGCGCTCGACGTCTATCACATCTGGTGGGACCCGGAACTGATGCCGCAGATTGCGCGCGCGGGGAAGGATCGATTGCTGGCGTTTCACGTCTGCGACTGGCTGGTGCCGACAAAAGACATCCTCAACGACCGCGGCATGATGGGCGACGGCGTTATCGACATCACATCTGTGCGATCAGCGGTCGAGGCGCATGGCTTTGCCGGCTATTCCGAGATCGAAATCTTCTCCAACGAGTGGTGGACAAGGCCGATGGATGAGGTCCTGCAGACCTGCATCGCGCGGCATCGGACGGTGGTCTAG
- a CDS encoding dihydrodipicolinate synthase family protein, whose protein sequence is MNKPVLPTSSLSLKLPTADRSIETYRLAASRAFPAKLDGTLNRVAFSAAHVVADPLADNDPWLSAAIDWDRTIAFREHVWDLGLGVAEAMDTAQRGMGLDWPTSLELIQRSVKAAKAKGNALVFSGAGTDHLAAEDAKSIDDVTRAYEEQIAAVEKAGGRIILMASRALAKLGRSADDYAKVYDRVLSQIREPVIIHWLGDMFDPALSGYWGTADLDKAMDTAVAIINANAAKVDGVKVSLLDKQREIDMRRRLDKNVKMYTGDDFNYAELIAGDEQGFSHALLGIFDAIAPAASYALSRLAAGDEAGFHDVLGPTVPLSRHIFKAPTRFYKTGIVFMAYLNGHQDHFTMIGGQESTRSTLHLAELFRLADRAGLLSNPELATRRMKTVLATRGIEP, encoded by the coding sequence ATGAACAAGCCTGTCCTGCCGACGTCATCGCTGTCGCTGAAGTTGCCGACCGCGGATCGTTCGATCGAGACCTATCGCCTGGCGGCGTCGCGGGCGTTTCCGGCCAAGCTTGACGGCACGCTCAATCGCGTGGCGTTCTCGGCCGCCCATGTGGTGGCGGATCCGCTTGCCGATAACGATCCCTGGCTTAGCGCAGCGATCGACTGGGACCGGACCATTGCGTTCCGCGAGCATGTCTGGGACCTCGGCCTTGGCGTCGCCGAGGCGATGGACACCGCGCAGCGCGGCATGGGGCTGGATTGGCCGACCTCGCTGGAACTGATCCAGCGTTCAGTAAAGGCTGCGAAAGCGAAGGGCAATGCGCTGGTGTTTTCCGGTGCCGGCACCGATCATCTCGCCGCAGAAGATGCGAAGTCGATCGATGACGTCACCCGCGCCTATGAGGAGCAGATCGCGGCGGTCGAGAAGGCTGGCGGCCGGATCATCCTGATGGCGTCGCGCGCGCTGGCCAAACTTGGCCGCAGCGCCGACGACTACGCCAAGGTCTATGACCGCGTGCTGTCGCAGATTCGCGAGCCCGTGATCATCCATTGGCTCGGCGACATGTTCGATCCGGCGCTGTCGGGCTATTGGGGCACCGCCGATCTCGACAAGGCGATGGATACGGCGGTTGCGATCATCAACGCCAACGCCGCCAAGGTCGACGGCGTCAAGGTTTCGCTGCTCGACAAGCAGCGCGAGATCGACATGCGCCGGCGACTGGATAAGAACGTCAAGATGTATACCGGCGACGATTTCAACTATGCCGAATTGATCGCAGGCGACGAGCAAGGCTTTTCGCATGCGCTGCTCGGCATCTTCGATGCCATCGCGCCGGCGGCGTCCTATGCACTGTCGCGGCTGGCTGCCGGCGACGAGGCCGGTTTCCATGACGTGCTGGGGCCGACGGTGCCGCTGTCGCGGCATATCTTCAAGGCGCCGACGCGGTTCTACAAAACCGGCATCGTGTTCATGGCCTATCTCAACGGCCACCAGGATCATTTCACCATGATCGGCGGGCAGGAGAGCACGCGCTCGACGCTGCATCTGGCTGAACTGTTCCGCTTGGCCGACAGGGCTGGGCTGCTCTCCAACCCTGAACTGGCAACGCGGCGCATGAAGACGGTGCTGGCAACGCGCGGCATCGAACCCTGA
- a CDS encoding Gfo/Idh/MocA family protein has protein sequence MTTKRLGLIMNGVTGRMGLNQHLVRSIIAIRDQGGVLLSNGDRMLPDPILIGRDADKVERLAKRFSVERWSTDLDKVLAAKDDAIFFDAATTQARPSLLTKAIEAGKHVYCEKPIATNLEEAVAVLKLAKAKGIKHGTVQDKLFLPGLKKLAFLRDSGFFGRMLSVRGEFGYWVFEGGWQEAQRPSWNYRSEDGGGIILDMVCHWRYVLDNLFGEVESISCLGTTDIPERFDEKGKKYTATADDSAYATFRLKGGVIAHINMSWVTRVYRDDLVTFQVDGTHGSAVAGLTDCVIQARQATPRPVWNPDEKRTHDFYADWQKVPDNVVYDNGFKEQWEMFIRHVCEDAPYKFTLLEGAKGVQLAECALQSWRERRWIDVAPIEV, from the coding sequence ATGACGACCAAACGCCTCGGCCTGATCATGAACGGCGTGACCGGCCGCATGGGGCTCAATCAGCATTTGGTCCGCTCCATCATCGCGATCCGTGATCAGGGCGGCGTGCTGCTGTCCAACGGCGACCGCATGCTGCCCGACCCGATCCTGATCGGCCGCGATGCGGACAAGGTGGAACGGCTGGCCAAGCGCTTCAGCGTGGAGCGCTGGTCAACCGATCTCGACAAGGTGCTGGCCGCGAAGGACGACGCGATCTTCTTCGATGCCGCGACTACGCAGGCGCGCCCGTCGCTGCTGACCAAGGCGATCGAGGCCGGCAAGCACGTCTATTGCGAAAAGCCGATCGCGACCAATCTGGAGGAGGCGGTCGCGGTGCTGAAGCTCGCCAAGGCCAAGGGCATCAAGCACGGCACGGTGCAGGACAAGCTGTTTCTGCCTGGCCTGAAGAAGCTCGCCTTCCTGCGCGATTCCGGCTTCTTCGGCCGCATGCTCTCGGTGCGCGGCGAGTTCGGCTACTGGGTGTTCGAAGGCGGCTGGCAGGAAGCGCAGCGGCCGTCGTGGAATTACCGCAGCGAGGACGGCGGCGGCATCATTCTCGACATGGTCTGCCACTGGCGCTACGTGCTCGACAATCTCTTCGGCGAGGTCGAGAGCATCTCCTGCCTCGGCACGACCGACATCCCCGAACGTTTCGACGAAAAGGGCAAGAAATACACGGCGACCGCCGATGATTCCGCCTATGCCACCTTCCGTCTCAAGGGCGGCGTGATCGCCCATATCAACATGAGCTGGGTGACGCGGGTCTATCGCGACGACCTCGTCACCTTCCAGGTCGACGGTACCCACGGCTCGGCGGTGGCCGGCCTGACCGACTGCGTGATCCAGGCGCGCCAGGCGACGCCGCGGCCGGTGTGGAATCCGGACGAGAAGCGCACGCATGATTTCTACGCCGACTGGCAGAAGGTTCCCGACAACGTTGTCTATGACAACGGCTTCAAGGAGCAGTGGGAAATGTTCATCCGCCACGTCTGTGAGGACGCGCCCTACAAGTTCACGCTGCTGGAAGGCGCCAAGGGCGTGCAGCTTGCCGAATGCGCGCTGCAGAGCTGGCGCGAGCGGCGCTGGATCGATGTCGCCCCGATTGAGGTGTGA
- a CDS encoding ABC transporter ATP-binding protein: MNPAAKPTEINQPAAHLRLVPGRAGGAAAGITLSGVSKTYRSRDGDVPSLRPLDFHINEGEFFVVVGPSGCGKSTLLKMISGLLAPSTGEILVEGEQVTKPHGNVGIVFQNALLLPWRNILANVMLPIDMKKLPRDEYLPRAKALLKLVGLEGFEKKLPWQLSGGMQQRASICRALVHDPKIMLMDEPFGALDAMTREKMNVELMRIQRETGKTVLLITHSIPEAVFLADRVLVMTERPGAIAAIYDVPLPRPRSLDAMADPAFTELVQRIRKHFFTQSALD; this comes from the coding sequence ATGAACCCGGCGGCCAAACCAACCGAGATCAATCAACCAGCCGCGCATCTGCGCCTGGTGCCCGGTCGCGCAGGCGGCGCGGCGGCAGGCATCACGCTATCAGGCGTCTCCAAAACCTATCGCTCGCGCGACGGCGACGTGCCGTCGCTGCGGCCGCTGGATTTCCACATCAACGAGGGCGAGTTTTTTGTCGTGGTCGGCCCGTCCGGCTGCGGTAAGTCCACGCTGCTCAAGATGATATCCGGGCTGCTGGCACCGTCGACCGGTGAAATCCTGGTTGAAGGCGAGCAGGTTACAAAGCCGCACGGCAATGTCGGCATTGTGTTCCAGAACGCGCTGCTGCTGCCGTGGCGCAACATCCTGGCCAACGTGATGTTGCCGATCGACATGAAGAAGCTGCCGCGCGACGAATATCTGCCGCGGGCGAAAGCGCTGTTGAAGCTGGTTGGGCTCGAAGGGTTCGAGAAGAAACTGCCTTGGCAGCTCTCCGGCGGTATGCAGCAACGCGCCTCGATCTGCCGGGCGCTGGTGCACGACCCCAAGATCATGCTGATGGACGAGCCGTTCGGCGCGCTCGATGCCATGACGCGCGAGAAGATGAACGTCGAGCTGATGCGAATCCAGCGCGAGACCGGCAAGACCGTGCTGCTGATCACGCACTCCATTCCGGAAGCTGTGTTCCTGGCCGACCGCGTGCTTGTCATGACCGAGCGGCCCGGTGCGATTGCCGCGATCTACGACGTGCCGCTGCCGCGCCCGCGCTCGCTCGACGCGATGGCCGATCCCGCCTTCACCGAACTGGTGCAGCGAATTCGCAAGCATTTTTTCACGCAAAGCGCGCTGGACTGA
- a CDS encoding ABC transporter substrate-binding protein produces MIRVITAISAALIWTALAVVPASAADKVVLMLNWYVYGEHAPFYYGKAKGIYAAEGIDLEIQEGRGSAATTQAVAAKTANFGYVDVPTMMRAAVKGAPIISTGVLLQTSPMSAMGFVEKNIKKPEDIKGKTVAITPADSMTQIWPLFLKKTGLKESDFQTVAGDGQTKLNAVINGQADLLLGYVMDQSMKIKDATGKDVNAIKFADYGINMVCSGVVANTDFVKANADLVKRFMSATTKAVEAAEKNPKGAAQAILDANPKGGKLETLTKGFELTIPLYRTAETKNKRPFQVTDQNMTDTVNLMVEYGGLDAKAKDNPKAFYTNDYLPQGGS; encoded by the coding sequence ATGATACGAGTGATAACGGCGATCTCCGCCGCCCTGATCTGGACCGCGCTTGCAGTTGTTCCCGCATCGGCTGCCGATAAGGTGGTTCTGATGCTGAACTGGTACGTCTATGGCGAGCACGCGCCGTTCTATTACGGCAAGGCCAAGGGCATTTATGCCGCCGAAGGCATCGATCTCGAAATCCAGGAAGGCCGCGGCTCGGCGGCGACCACGCAGGCCGTTGCGGCCAAAACCGCCAATTTCGGCTATGTCGATGTCCCCACCATGATGCGTGCGGCGGTCAAGGGCGCGCCGATCATCTCTACCGGGGTGCTGCTGCAGACCAGCCCGATGTCGGCGATGGGCTTTGTCGAAAAGAACATCAAGAAGCCCGAGGACATCAAGGGCAAGACGGTGGCGATCACGCCGGCTGACTCGATGACGCAGATCTGGCCGCTGTTTTTGAAGAAGACCGGCCTGAAGGAAAGCGACTTCCAGACGGTGGCCGGCGACGGCCAGACCAAGCTGAACGCCGTCATCAACGGCCAGGCTGACCTGCTGCTCGGCTATGTCATGGACCAGTCGATGAAGATCAAGGACGCGACGGGTAAGGACGTCAACGCGATCAAGTTCGCCGACTACGGCATCAACATGGTTTGCTCGGGCGTCGTCGCCAACACCGACTTCGTCAAGGCCAATGCCGATCTCGTCAAGCGCTTCATGTCGGCGACCACCAAAGCGGTCGAAGCCGCCGAGAAGAACCCGAAGGGTGCAGCGCAGGCGATTCTCGACGCCAACCCGAAGGGCGGCAAGCTCGAGACGCTGACGAAGGGCTTTGAGCTGACAATCCCGCTCTACCGCACGGCTGAAACCAAGAACAAGCGGCCGTTCCAGGTGACCGACCAGAACATGACCGACACGGTCAATCTGATGGTCGAATATGGCGGGTTGGATGCCAAGGCCAAGGACAATCCGAAGGCGTTTTACACCAACGACTACCTGCCGCAGGGCGGTTCGTGA
- a CDS encoding ABC transporter permease translates to MAELKRESGVSKALNAAWVRPFLFLLFIVVMWDLTIRLFQIPAYQIPAPGDVVAVLRTDWPELLRQAWPTTYATICGFLLSAVFGIPVAMLIAGSKTVESYVYPLLVFSQSVPKIAIAPLFVVWFGFGIIPKVISAFLLGFFPVVVSAVQGFKSVDPDMVDLARAMQGSRFQVFRAVNLPHAMPAIFSGLKVSVTLAVVGAVVGEFVGSNSGIGYVMQRSIGTFDLPTMFAALVILALLGVVLFWVVDRIERLVIPWHVSQREDIVFAS, encoded by the coding sequence GTGGCCGAGCTGAAGCGCGAGAGTGGCGTGTCGAAAGCGCTGAACGCGGCGTGGGTGCGGCCGTTTCTGTTCCTGCTGTTCATCGTGGTGATGTGGGACCTCACCATCCGCCTGTTCCAGATTCCGGCCTACCAGATACCGGCGCCGGGCGATGTCGTGGCGGTGCTGCGGACGGATTGGCCGGAACTGCTGCGGCAGGCCTGGCCCACCACTTACGCCACCATCTGCGGCTTCCTGCTGTCGGCCGTGTTCGGCATTCCCGTCGCGATGCTGATTGCGGGATCGAAGACGGTGGAGAGCTATGTCTATCCGCTGCTGGTTTTCTCTCAATCCGTGCCGAAGATCGCGATCGCGCCGCTGTTCGTGGTGTGGTTCGGTTTCGGCATCATCCCGAAGGTGATTTCGGCGTTTCTGCTCGGGTTTTTTCCGGTGGTGGTATCAGCCGTGCAGGGCTTCAAGTCGGTCGACCCTGACATGGTCGATCTCGCGCGCGCCATGCAGGGCAGCCGCTTCCAGGTGTTTCGCGCCGTCAACCTGCCGCACGCGATGCCCGCGATCTTCTCCGGCCTGAAAGTCTCCGTGACGCTTGCCGTTGTCGGTGCTGTCGTCGGCGAGTTCGTCGGCTCCAATTCCGGCATCGGCTACGTGATGCAGCGCTCGATCGGTACCTTCGACCTGCCGACGATGTTTGCCGCGCTGGTGATCCTGGCGCTGCTCGGCGTCGTCCTGTTTTGGGTCGTCGACCGCATCGAGCGCCTCGTGATTCCCTGGCACGTCAGCCAGCGCGAGGACATTGTTTTTGCTTCTTGA
- a CDS encoding TetR/AcrR family transcriptional regulator yields MAKAKRVQKWQRDPEGMRLRILEAAKQEFAAHGLAGARVDRIAANAGANKRMLYYHVGNKEDLYLAVLEGAYEKIRSEERGLDLEHLDPPEAIERLIEFTWNYFLRNPEFLALLNTENLAKARHLKRSTKVKSMHSPFVEMIRTVVTRGVESGDFRVAVDPVQLYISIAALCFFYLSNSATLSVIFGRDLLKKEARDERLAHMVALVLAALTGKSTADFGKAAEPAVRPPAHQPV; encoded by the coding sequence TTGGCAAAGGCAAAACGCGTTCAGAAATGGCAGCGCGACCCCGAGGGGATGCGGCTTCGCATTCTCGAGGCCGCCAAGCAGGAGTTCGCCGCCCATGGCCTGGCAGGCGCGCGCGTCGACCGCATCGCGGCCAACGCCGGCGCCAACAAGCGCATGCTGTACTACCACGTCGGCAACAAGGAAGACCTCTACCTCGCGGTGCTCGAAGGCGCCTATGAGAAGATCCGTTCCGAGGAGCGCGGGCTCGATCTCGAACATCTCGATCCGCCCGAGGCGATCGAACGGCTGATCGAGTTCACCTGGAACTATTTCCTCCGCAACCCGGAATTCTTGGCGCTGCTCAACACCGAAAACCTCGCTAAAGCGCGCCATCTGAAGCGCTCGACCAAGGTCAAATCGATGCATTCGCCGTTCGTCGAGATGATCCGCACCGTGGTGACGCGCGGCGTCGAAAGCGGCGATTTCCGCGTCGCCGTCGATCCGGTGCAGCTCTACATCTCGATCGCGGCGCTGTGCTTCTTCTATCTCTCCAACAGCGCGACGCTTTCCGTGATCTTTGGCCGCGACCTCCTGAAGAAGGAGGCGAGGGATGAGCGGCTGGCGCATATGGTCGCGCTGGTGCTGGCGGCGTTGACGGGCAAATCGACCGCGGATTTCGGCAAGGCCGCGGAGCCGGCCGTGCGGCCGCCGGCGCATCAGCCAGTGTGA
- a CDS encoding VOC family protein encodes MITGLDHVVVLTGDINAASAAYQSLFARAPAWQNSGEGADRVLFTLDNTTLELMAPSGDGANTDRIRSVLAAQGEGLASICFRTSDIAKMHRRLDRLTLKPDVIADVESRDAISGAVLSWKRTRAATEATRGVRMFFLERDKERPLSVRTTRGSISAMDHVVVSTSDPERAAALYGARLGLDMALDRSHPDWGRLMFFRCGDLIVEVTHRPGKETDMSQDKLQDKLRGLCWRVADIDATHARLVQAGVDVSEVRTGRKPGTRVMTVRNGTCGVPTLLVQPSAGLASAAD; translated from the coding sequence GTGATCACCGGCCTCGATCACGTCGTCGTTCTCACCGGCGACATCAACGCAGCCTCCGCCGCTTACCAGTCCTTGTTTGCCCGCGCGCCGGCCTGGCAGAACAGCGGCGAAGGGGCCGATCGCGTCCTGTTCACGCTCGACAATACCACGCTGGAATTGATGGCGCCGAGCGGCGACGGCGCCAATACCGATCGGATTCGCAGCGTTCTGGCCGCGCAAGGCGAGGGACTCGCAAGCATCTGCTTCCGAACCAGCGACATCGCCAAGATGCATCGCAGGCTCGACCGGCTGACGCTGAAGCCGGACGTAATCGCCGACGTCGAAAGCCGCGACGCGATCTCGGGTGCTGTGCTGTCGTGGAAGCGCACACGCGCGGCGACGGAGGCCACGCGCGGCGTTCGTATGTTCTTCCTCGAGCGCGACAAGGAGCGCCCGCTGTCGGTGCGAACCACGCGCGGATCGATCTCAGCGATGGACCATGTCGTGGTCTCGACCTCAGACCCTGAACGGGCCGCGGCGCTCTACGGCGCGCGGCTCGGCCTCGACATGGCGCTCGACCGTTCGCACCCCGATTGGGGCCGGCTGATGTTCTTCCGCTGCGGCGACCTCATTGTCGAGGTCACGCACCGGCCGGGCAAGGAGACGGATATGTCGCAGGACAAACTTCAAGACAAACTTCGCGGCCTGTGCTGGCGCGTCGCCGACATCGACGCCACCCATGCGCGGCTCGTGCAGGCGGGCGTCGACGTCTCGGAAGTCCGCACCGGCCGCAAGCCGGGAACGCGGGTGATGACGGTACGGAACGGGACGTGCGGTGTGCCCACGCTGCTGGTACAGCCGTCGGCGGGGCTGGCGAGCGCTGCCGACTGA